The nucleotide window TCAGTGCACGGCCGCCCTTCAACAGATTTTCCGCCATGGGTTTGCCCATGACGCCCAGCCCGATGAATCCGATCCTCATGTCGCCCTCCCCGTTTCTATGGTTTTGCGGTTCCGGTCTCGATCGGGTTTTCGGGGTTCCGGGACCAGTCGGTCATGCTGCCGGTGTAGTTCTTCACGCGGCTGGGGTCGAAGCCGAACGAGCCCACGAGGCGGTCGATGAAGCGGGCGCTCTGCCTCCCCGTGTTGCAGTAGACGATGATCTCCGCGTCCCGCGTCAGGCCCGCCCTCGCCAGGGCCTCGGATGCGTCGGGCCTGTCGAGGTCCGCCAGAGGGAAGTTGATCGCGCCCGGAATGTGCCCGCCGGGTATGCCTGCCCTTGGCGACAGGCCGCCGTAGACCTCGGGCGACCGCACGTCCGCCAGGACCACCCCGGTCCGACCGGCGTGCGCCTTGACGTAGTCCTGGTCCACCGCCTCGACGCCCGCGGCGGACGCCCCCGGAACCCCCAGCAGGATGCCGGCCGCCAGCGTCCCAAGGCAGGCGAATAGCGTTTTCATTGTCTCCATCGACTCCTCTCGGTTGATTCTGAAAAGTTGTGGCGCTCCTCATCCGCAGGGGATGATGTTAAATATATCATCCGGGGCGGTCTGGAGCCAAATGGCCGAGGACACCTGCCAGGACTCCTTGCTTCGCGTTCCATCACGTTATCCGGTTCTGCAATGAAATGGCTGGTTATTTTCCAGAGGTTATTTCACCAAATAACCGCCGTCGACGGGAATAATTGCACCGCCGAGGTAATCGCTTGCTGCCGAGGCCAAGAAGATTGTGGCTCCCTTCATGTCCTTCTCTGTGCCCCAACGATGGGCAGGAATACGCGCTAAAATCTGCATATTCCTCGTCTCATCAGCCATAAGAATGGAATTCATCTCCGTAGCCATATAGCCAGGGGCTATGGCATTGACGTTAATGCCGCGGCCGATCCAATCGTTGGACAATGCCTTGGTGAGTTGCGCCACCCCCCCTTTGGATGCCGCATAAGCCGGGATGGTCTGACCTCCGAAGAAACTGATCATGGAGGCTATGTTGATGATCTTCCCATACCCCTTAGGCAACATGATTCGTCCGGCGAGCTGACATTGGATAAAAACTGCGTTCAGATTGACGCTCATGACGGCATCCCATTCCTCGATCGGGAACTCCTCGGCAGAATGACGGCTCTGAACCCCCGCGGCGGTGATC belongs to Fretibacterium sp. OH1220_COT-178 and includes:
- a CDS encoding sulfurtransferase produces the protein MKTLFACLGTLAAGILLGVPGASAAGVEAVDQDYVKAHAGRTGVVLADVRSPEVYGGLSPRAGIPGGHIPGAINFPLADLDRPDASEALARAGLTRDAEIIVYCNTGRQSARFIDRLVGSFGFDPSRVKNYTGSMTDWSRNPENPIETGTAKP
- a CDS encoding SDR family NAD(P)-dependent oxidoreductase, giving the protein MIHPLFDITGKKAIVTGGTRGLGKGMAEALLEAGCTVVLIGSSDGVFRTRDIFLKKGWRCSAVKADLSIREEIFSSFEAALKELGDDLDILITAAGVQSRHSAEEFPIEEWDAVMSVNLNAVFIQCQLAGRIMLPKGYGKIINIASMISFFGGQTIPAYAASKGGVAQLTKALSNDWIGRGINVNAIAPGYMATEMNSILMADETRNMQILARIPAHRWGTEKDMKGATIFLASAASDYLGGAIIPVDGGYLVK